A genome region from Candidatus Parcubacteria bacterium includes the following:
- a CDS encoding phenylalanine--tRNA ligase subunit beta — translation MIFSYNWLQSFFNLTSAKASADKEKLPKPEKLAEVLTMHSFEVESLARKGKDWLLDIDVTPNRAGDCFSHLGIAREIGAIANLNCREPFSVIKEDEKLKSNDFIKIEVKDKNSCPRYTARVITDVKVGDSPKWIKERLEACGLQPINNIVDIANYVMLELGQPLHAFDFGKIESVNSKFKTIIIRRAKKEEKITTLDNQKFDLNNNILIIADSKEPLAIAGIKGGKKAEIDKNTKTIVLESANFEHRIIRKASKLLTLKTDASWRFEHGLDPNLTEEAINRAADLIQGIAKGKAAKGLKDFYPKKVLPKKIKLDLNYVEKLLGAKIPQKEIIRILKSLNFQCSENGSRWVMVEVPTFRLDISIPEDLIEEIGRIYGYKKIEPVIPLSSLIPPEKNEDIFWQNFIKNILKELCFTEVYNYSFISEKDKEIFINSTRTVLVEIENPMSVEQKYLRPTLLINLLKNIKSNIKNYEEMKLFEIGKRHTKDSVRGIDERTMLSGIIIKKDKKELFYELKGIIGLLLNKLGISDIWYNEHKVSFEDIKLWHLEKCAEIKISGEKIGFLGEISPNILESFKIKKNVCAFEIDFEKLKKLCLEEQEYQPISAYPSAIRDLALLAPREVKVVDVLNTINASGGTLVRDVDLFDMYEGKELPDGKKNLAFHIIYQAKDRTLLSKEIDEVHNRIIKALEKNPTWEVRK, via the coding sequence ATGATATTTTCTTACAACTGGTTACAATCGTTTTTCAACCTGACCTCCGCTAAAGCTTCGGCGGACAAGGAAAAATTACCTAAGCCAGAGAAATTGGCAGAGGTTTTGACTATGCACAGCTTTGAAGTGGAAAGTTTGGCAAGGAAAGGCAAGGATTGGCTCTTAGATATTGATGTTACTCCTAATAGGGCAGGTGATTGTTTTTCTCATTTAGGAATTGCCAGAGAAATAGGAGCAATAGCTAATCTTAATTGCCGAGAACCGTTCTCGGTTATTAAAGAGGATGAAAAACTAAAATCCAACGATTTTATAAAAATTGAAGTTAAAGATAAAAATTCTTGTCCAAGATATACTGCCAGAGTTATTACTGATGTTAAAGTAGGGGATTCGCCTAAATGGATTAAGGAAAGATTAGAGGCCTGCGGCTTGCAGCCAATCAATAATATTGTTGATATTGCTAATTATGTTATGTTAGAGCTTGGCCAGCCCCTGCATGCTTTTGATTTTGGAAAAATCGAAAGTGTAAATTCAAAATTCAAAACAATCATTATTAGAAGAGCAAAAAAAGAAGAAAAAATCACAACTTTAGATAATCAAAAATTTGATTTAAATAATAATATTTTGATAATTGCGGATTCTAAAGAGCCGTTGGCTATTGCTGGGATAAAGGGCGGGAAAAAAGCGGAAATTGATAAAAATACAAAAACAATAGTTTTAGAATCAGCTAATTTTGAGCATAGGATTATCCGCAAGGCGTCAAAATTATTAACCCTAAAAACAGATGCTTCTTGGCGTTTTGAACATGGTCTTGACCCAAATTTAACTGAAGAAGCCATAAATAGAGCAGCAGATTTGATTCAAGGAATAGCAAAAGGGAAAGCGGCAAAAGGATTAAAAGATTTTTATCCCAAAAAAGTTCTTCCTAAAAAAATTAAATTAGATTTAAATTATGTTGAAAAGCTATTAGGAGCAAAGATTCCACAAAAAGAAATAATACGAATTCTCAAAAGTTTAAATTTTCAATGTAGTGAGAACGGTTCTCGATGGGTTATGGTTGAAGTTCCAACCTTCAGATTAGACATTTCTATTCCAGAGGATTTAATTGAAGAAATTGGCAGGATTTACGGTTATAAAAAGATTGAGCCAGTAATACCGTTAAGCAGTTTAATCCCCCCAGAAAAAAATGAAGATATCTTTTGGCAGAATTTTATTAAAAATATTTTAAAAGAGCTTTGCTTCACAGAGGTTTATAATTATTCCTTTATCAGTGAAAAAGACAAAGAGATTTTCATAAACTCTACGAGAACTGTTCTCGTAGAAATAGAAAATCCAATGAGTGTTGAGCAGAAATATTTAAGGCCAACATTGCTCATTAATTTGTTAAAGAACATTAAGAGCAACATTAAAAATTATGAAGAGATGAAGCTTTTTGAAATCGGAAAGAGGCATACAAAAGATTCAGTACGAGGGATAGACGAAAGAACAATGCTTTCTGGAATAATTATCAAAAAAGATAAAAAAGAATTGTTTTATGAATTAAAAGGAATAATTGGCTTGTTGTTAAATAAATTAGGAATTAGTGATATCTGGTATAATGAACACAAAGTATCTTTTGAGGATATTAAACTTTGGCATTTGGAAAAATGCGCTGAAATCAAAATCAGCGGAGAAAAAATCGGATTTTTAGGAGAAATTTCTCCCAATATTTTGGAGAGTTTTAAGATAAAGAAAAATGTTTGCGCTTTTGAAATTGATTTTGAGAAATTAAAAAAGCTTTGTTTAGAGGAACAAGAATATCAGCCGATTTCTGCTTATCCAAGCGCTATAAGAGATTTAGCCCTTTTAGCGCCAAGAGAAGTAAAGGTAGTGGATGTTTTAAATACAATAAATGCTTCTGGAGGAACCTTAGTAAGGGATGTTGATTTGTTTGATATGTATGAAGGCAAAGAGCTTCCAGATGGCAAAAAGAATTTAGCTTTTCATATAATTTATCAGGCGAAAGACAGGACATTGCTTTCAAAAGAAATAGATGAGGTTCATAATAGAATTATTAAAGCATTAGAAAAAAACCCGACTTGGGAAGTAAGAAAATGA
- the pheS gene encoding phenylalanine--tRNA ligase subunit alpha, with translation MNIIMDIKTIKKEAKKDIDLSKNLKELDDVYKKYLGKKGEITQVLRSLKDLPERQKKETGMLANKIKKELEIDIKEKKYVFQSADWLANKFHDIFDISVPGKKPLVGHLHPITIVRRKVEEIFQQMGFSVIEGPEVETEWYNFDALNIPKDHPARDAWDTLWLKPENKKLLLRTHTSPVQIRYMKKHQPPLRIIVPGRVFRHEATDASHDVQFYQLEGLMIGKDVSVASFKAIAKEFFQRFFNRDIKIRLRPSFFPFTEPSFEIDISCVNCQGKGCSVCKKTGWVETLGSGMVHPNVLKAVGLNPKFWQGFAFGIGLDRLAMMKYKINDIRLFYSSDLRFLEQF, from the coding sequence ATGAATATAATAATGGATATAAAAACAATAAAAAAAGAGGCGAAAAAAGATATAGATTTGTCTAAAAATTTAAAGGAATTAGATGATGTTTATAAGAAATATCTGGGTAAAAAAGGAGAAATTACCCAGGTTTTGCGTTCTTTAAAAGATCTTCCTGAAAGACAAAAAAAAGAAACAGGAATGCTGGCTAATAAAATCAAGAAAGAATTAGAAATAGATATAAAAGAAAAAAAATATGTGTTTCAATCTGCTGACTGGCTGGCAAATAAATTCCATGATATTTTTGATATTTCTGTTCCAGGCAAAAAGCCATTAGTTGGTCATCTTCATCCTATTACTATTGTAAGGCGAAAAGTTGAAGAAATTTTTCAGCAAATGGGTTTTTCCGTTATTGAGGGTCCTGAAGTAGAAACAGAATGGTATAATTTTGACGCGTTAAATATTCCAAAAGACCATCCTGCTCGAGACGCTTGGGATACTTTATGGCTAAAGCCAGAAAACAAAAAATTATTATTAAGAACGCATACATCGCCAGTACAAATTAGATATATGAAAAAACACCAGCCGCCTTTGAGAATTATTGTTCCTGGCAGGGTTTTCCGACATGAAGCCACTGATGCTTCCCATGATGTTCAATTTTATCAATTAGAGGGATTGATGATTGGTAAAGATGTTTCAGTGGCTAGTTTTAAAGCAATAGCAAAAGAATTTTTTCAGAGATTTTTCAATAGAGACATTAAAATACGATTAAGACCAAGCTTTTTTCCTTTTACTGAACCAAGTTTTGAAATAGATATAAGCTGTGTTAATTGCCAGGGTAAGGGATGTAGTGTTTGTAAAAAAACTGGCTGGGTAGAAACATTAGGATCTGGCATGGTTCATCCCAATGTGTTGAAAGCCGTGGGATTAAATCCAAAATTCTGGCAGGGTTTTGCCTTTGGAATAGGTTTGGACAGATTAGCAATGATGAAGTATAAAATAAATGATATTCGTCTTTTCTATTCAAGCGATTTGCGATTCTTAGAACAATTTTAA
- the gatA gene encoding Asp-tRNA(Asn)/Glu-tRNA(Gln) amidotransferase subunit GatA: MDITSFNIKETHQRLIKKEFSALELAKVYLDKIKKQDKKINSFLTVCNNLALSQAKEIDKKISRKEKIGLLAGIPCAVKDNIMIEDIKCTAASKILEDYIACYDATVIRRLKESGAVILGKTNLDEFAMGSSCENSAFGATKNPCDLKRVTGGSSGGSAAAAAAELCGYALGSDTGGSIRLPASFCGVVGLKPTYGAVSRYGLIAFASSLDQIGPLARTVEDAQIVFDVIKGWDEMDSTSIETKSLSHLVTKSLKDLKIGVPKEYFIKGMDPEVEKIIKKAIKKYEDMGAKIVEISLPNTKHALAVYYIISNSEASANLARFDGIKYGFSANSKIQNLIDVYLRSRSHGFGDEVKRRIMLGTYTLSAGYYDAYYLKAQKVRTLIKQDFDNAFKKTDILLTPVSPTTAFKIGEKIDDPLQMYLSDIFTISVNLAGLPALSLPCGMAGRLPVGLQIIGNSFEEEKILETGKALENYE, encoded by the coding sequence ATGGATATAACTTCTTTTAACATTAAAGAAACGCATCAAAGATTGATTAAAAAAGAATTTTCAGCATTAGAATTAGCTAAGGTCTATTTAGATAAAATAAAAAAACAAGATAAAAAAATCAATTCTTTTTTAACAGTTTGTAATAATTTAGCTCTTTCTCAAGCTAAAGAAATAGATAAGAAAATTTCAAGAAAAGAAAAAATAGGTTTATTAGCTGGAATTCCTTGCGCTGTTAAAGATAATATAATGATAGAGGATATTAAATGTACAGCTGCTTCAAAGATTTTAGAAGATTATATCGCTTGTTATGATGCTACAGTAATAAGAAGGCTAAAAGAATCAGGAGCAGTGATTTTAGGAAAAACAAATTTAGATGAGTTTGCTATGGGTTCTTCCTGTGAAAATTCTGCTTTTGGAGCGACGAAAAATCCTTGTGATTTAAAGAGGGTCACGGGCGGTTCTTCCGGCGGTTCAGCTGCTGCAGCAGCAGCTGAGCTATGCGGTTACGCTTTGGGCTCTGATACTGGCGGATCTATCCGCTTGCCTGCATCATTTTGCGGAGTAGTTGGTTTAAAACCGACTTATGGAGCTGTATCCCGTTATGGCCTGATTGCTTTTGCTTCTTCCTTGGACCAAATTGGACCGCTCGCCAGAACAGTAGAGGACGCCCAGATAGTTTTTGATGTTATCAAGGGTTGGGATGAGATGGATAGCACAAGCATAGAAACTAAGTCATTAAGTCACTTAGTGACTAAGTCTTTAAAAGACTTAAAAATTGGTGTGCCAAAGGAGTATTTTATAAAGGGAATGGATCCAGAAGTTGAAAAAATAATTAAAAAAGCAATTAAAAAATACGAAGACATGGGTGCCAAGATTGTGGAAATATCTCTGCCTAATACGAAGCATGCTTTAGCTGTTTATTATATTATCAGCAATTCAGAAGCAAGCGCTAATCTGGCTCGTTTTGATGGAATAAAGTACGGCTTCTCCGCAAATTCGAAAATCCAGAACTTAATAGACGTTTACCTAAGAAGCAGGAGCCATGGTTTTGGAGATGAAGTAAAAAGAAGAATAATGCTTGGAACATATACTTTATCTGCTGGTTATTATGATGCTTATTACTTAAAAGCTCAAAAAGTTAGAACTTTAATTAAACAGGATTTTGATAATGCTTTTAAAAAAACTGATATTCTTTTAACTCCGGTTTCTCCTACTACGGCTTTTAAAATAGGCGAAAAAATTGATGACCCTTTACAAATGTATCTTTCTGATATTTTTACCATTTCAGTCAATTTAGCTGGCTTGCCTGCTTTGTCTTTGCCATGCGGTATGGCTGGCAGATTGCCAGTCGGCTTGCAGATTATTGGCAACAGCTTTGAAGAAGAAAAAATTTTAGAGACAGGCAAGGCATTAGAAAACTATGAATGA
- the gatC gene encoding Asp-tRNA(Asn)/Glu-tRNA(Gln) amidotransferase subunit GatC yields the protein MISEKEVKHIAKLARLSLNTKEIKKMEKELSSILDYFDLLKKIDVEKVASFSYSFSIENVMREDLAEKQPKEKNDKLLKAMPKKKERYLKVKSVL from the coding sequence ATGATTTCTGAGAAAGAAGTAAAACACATTGCAAAACTTGCTCGGTTGAGTTTGAACACGAAAGAAATAAAAAAAATGGAGAAGGAGCTTTCTTCTATTTTGGATTACTTTGATTTATTAAAAAAAATAGATGTTGAGAAAGTTGCGTCTTTCAGTTATTCTTTTTCAATTGAGAATGTAATGAGAGAGGATTTGGCTGAAAAACAGCCAAAAGAAAAAAATGATAAATTATTAAAGGCAATGCCAAAGAAAAAAGAAAGATACCTAAAAGTAAAAAGCGTGTTGTAA
- a CDS encoding rod shape-determining protein: protein MFSYLSQDIAIDLGTANSLVYVRGQGIVISEPSVVALNQKTGQILAIGDEAKKMVGRTPAYIIASRPLVKGVISDFEVTEQMLKYFLEKVSKSRISFIAQPRIIIGIPCGVTEVEKKAVQDAAKSAGARKVYLIEQPMAAAIGARLAVQEAGGNFIVDIGGGTTEIAVISLGGMVIAKSLRIAGDKLNEDIIYYAQEEYKLLIGERTAEEIKIGIGSAYPSKEKKEMPMRGRNLVTGLPEEITVSDEDVRKALEKSVKQIVDEIKATVEETPPELLADVMSKGIYLAGGGSLLRDLDTLITKETKIPAKIIDDPLTAVARGAGMVLEKLDELQEVLIETEEMEPPK from the coding sequence ATATTTTCATATTTATCTCAGGATATTGCTATTGACCTTGGGACTGCTAATTCTTTAGTTTATGTAAGGGGCCAAGGAATTGTTATCTCTGAACCTTCAGTTGTCGCTTTAAACCAGAAAACTGGTCAGATTCTAGCTATTGGAGATGAAGCAAAAAAAATGGTAGGCAGAACTCCTGCTTATATTATAGCAAGCAGACCTTTAGTAAAAGGAGTAATTTCTGATTTTGAAGTAACGGAACAAATGCTGAAGTACTTTCTTGAAAAGGTTAGTAAAAGCAGGATTAGTTTTATTGCTCAGCCAAGAATAATTATTGGTATTCCATGCGGTGTTACTGAAGTAGAAAAGAAAGCTGTCCAAGATGCTGCGAAATCAGCTGGAGCGAGAAAAGTTTATTTAATTGAACAGCCAATGGCAGCTGCTATTGGAGCAAGATTGGCGGTCCAGGAGGCAGGAGGAAATTTTATTGTTGATATTGGTGGCGGAACAACCGAAATAGCAGTCATCTCTTTAGGAGGAATGGTCATAGCTAAAAGTTTGAGAATAGCTGGCGATAAACTTAATGAGGACATAATTTATTATGCCCAAGAGGAATATAAATTATTAATCGGAGAAAGAACAGCAGAAGAAATTAAAATTGGCATTGGTTCTGCTTATCCTTCAAAAGAAAAAAAAGAAATGCCGATGAGGGGAAGAAATTTAGTCACTGGCTTGCCTGAAGAGATTACTGTTTCTGACGAGGATGTTCGCAAAGCATTGGAGAAATCAGTAAAACAAATTGTAGATGAGATAAAGGCTACTGTAGAGGAAACACCGCCAGAACTTTTAGCCGATGTTATGTCAAAAGGAATATATCTTGCTGGAGGAGGTTCATTGCTTAGAGATTTAGACACTCTTATTACCAAAGAGACCAAAATTCCGGCTAAAATTATTGATGACCCTTTAACAGCAGTGGCTCGGGGGGCAGGAATGGTTTTAGAAAAATTAGATGAACTACAAGAGGTTTTAATAGAAACAGAAGAAATGGAACCGCCGAAATAA
- a CDS encoding prolyl-tRNA synthetase codes for MRQSQLFTKTLREAPKDEKSISVQFLIRAGFIDKLSAGVYTFLPLGFRVLEKIEKIISEEIEEIDGKRILMPVLIPKENWHRTGRWKSFKELFKIKGKSDQEYGLGSTHEEVVVPLVQKYVSSYKDLPCYVYQIQAKFRDEIRAKSGILRTREFHMKDLYSFHRDEKDLDGYYEKVKKLYFKILRRVGLENKTYLTLASGSTFSKFSHEFQTITSAGEDIIYICQNCGLAINQEIKKDYSKCPDCGKSKFKKEKAIEVGNIFKLGTRYTEPFDFKFIDKNSTKRLVIMGCYGIGLSRLMGTIVEIYNDKNGIIWPKEVAPFDIHLISLSDTTRSVLAASEKIYKNLSAFAKGFGGQGKGIEVLYDDRQNKSAGEKFADADLIGIPIRIVISERTLKSDCVEFKKRNEKQIRLIKIKNIFSELKIKSEK; via the coding sequence ATGAGGCAATCGCAACTTTTTACTAAAACATTAAGAGAAGCGCCTAAAGATGAAAAAAGCATTAGCGTTCAGTTTTTAATTAGAGCTGGCTTTATTGATAAACTAAGTGCCGGTGTATACACTTTCTTGCCTTTAGGCTTCCGGGTTTTAGAAAAAATTGAAAAAATAATTTCTGAAGAAATAGAAGAAATAGACGGCAAAAGGATTTTAATGCCAGTTCTTATTCCAAAAGAAAATTGGCACCGAACAGGCAGATGGAAAAGTTTTAAAGAACTTTTCAAGATTAAGGGGAAAAGTGATCAAGAATATGGATTAGGTTCAACTCATGAAGAAGTAGTAGTACCTTTAGTCCAGAAATACGTTTCTTCTTATAAGGATTTGCCTTGTTATGTTTATCAGATTCAAGCAAAATTCAGAGATGAAATTAGAGCAAAATCAGGCATTTTAAGGACCAGAGAATTTCACATGAAAGACCTTTATTCTTTTCACAGAGATGAAAAAGATTTAGATGGATATTATGAAAAAGTAAAAAAGCTCTATTTTAAAATTTTAAGAAGAGTGGGTTTAGAAAATAAAACTTATTTAACATTGGCTTCAGGTAGCACTTTTTCTAAATTTTCCCATGAGTTCCAGACCATAACTTCAGCTGGTGAAGATATTATTTATATTTGCCAAAACTGCGGTTTAGCTATTAACCAGGAAATTAAAAAAGATTATTCAAAATGTCCAGATTGCGGAAAAAGTAAATTCAAAAAAGAAAAAGCTATAGAAGTAGGCAATATTTTTAAATTAGGCACAAGGTATACTGAGCCGTTTGATTTTAAATTTATTGACAAAAATAGTACTAAGAGATTAGTAATAATGGGATGTTATGGTATTGGTCTTAGTCGTTTAATGGGGACAATAGTAGAAATTTATAATGATAAAAATGGAATTATCTGGCCTAAAGAGGTAGCGCCGTTTGATATCCATTTGATATCATTGTCAGATACTACGAGGTCTGTCCTCGCAGCGTCAGAGAAGATATATAAAAATTTATCCGCCTTCGCCAAAGGCTTCGGCGGACAAGGCAAAGGAATTGAAGTATTATATGATGACAGGCAAAATAAATCTGCTGGCGAAAAATTCGCTGATGCTGATTTAATTGGAATACCAATAAGAATTGTGATAAGCGAACGAACCCTTAAAAGTGACTGTGTAGAATTTAAAAAACGAAATGAGAAACAAATACGATTAATAAAAATCAAGAATATTTTTTCAGAGTTAAAAATTAAAAGTGAAAAATGA
- a CDS encoding site-2 protease family protein — MIFAVIVFILILSFLIFVHELGHFICAKATGVKVEEFCIGFPPRIWQKKKGDTLYAIGAIPFGGFNKIYGEIDTQKIKDPKSFSSKPIRIRALITIGGVAMNVLLAAIIFYFLLGFSGFQSHQSLIFDYEFPFGKQENFVIIGDIAQNSPAEEQGIEAGDIIIEANRMQFENSKEFIKFIEENKGKEISLYLENFSTQKTKNITVVPRIDPPAGEGALGVALGNIAEISYPSLLEKSSSGFLHSFNILHYSFFGLGHIIKISFQQKDIKPLSSSVAGPVGILHFTELTIEAGITAVITLLAVISLALALFNILPIPALDGGKLVFLGIEAITRKPFPQKIEEKLTIFFFALLILLMIVVTINDVQRFFIK, encoded by the coding sequence ATGATTTTTGCTGTTATTGTTTTCATTTTAATACTAAGTTTTCTAATATTTGTCCATGAGTTGGGCCATTTTATTTGTGCTAAAGCTACTGGGGTAAAGGTGGAAGAATTTTGTATTGGTTTTCCCCCAAGGATATGGCAAAAGAAAAAAGGTGATACCCTTTATGCAATCGGTGCTATTCCTTTTGGCGGTTTTAATAAAATTTATGGCGAGATAGATACCCAAAAAATTAAAGACCCCAAAAGTTTTTCCAGTAAGCCAATTAGAATAAGGGCTTTGATAACTATTGGCGGAGTAGCAATGAATGTGCTTTTGGCAGCGATTATTTTTTACTTTTTATTAGGATTTAGCGGGTTTCAATCTCATCAGTCCTTAATTTTTGATTATGAGTTTCCTTTTGGCAAACAAGAGAATTTTGTCATCATCGGAGATATTGCCCAAAACTCACCAGCAGAAGAACAAGGCATTGAAGCAGGGGATATTATAATTGAAGCCAATCGAATGCAATTTGAAAATTCAAAAGAATTTATAAAGTTTATAGAAGAGAACAAAGGCAAGGAAATAAGCCTGTATTTAGAAAATTTTTCTACTCAAAAAACAAAAAATATAACTGTAGTTCCCCGTATTGATCCGCCTGCAGGAGAAGGCGCTTTAGGCGTCGCTTTAGGCAATATTGCTGAAATAAGCTATCCTAGCTTATTAGAAAAATCCTCTTCAGGATTTTTACATTCTTTTAATATTCTGCATTATTCTTTTTTTGGTCTTGGCCATATTATAAAAATATCTTTTCAGCAAAAAGATATTAAACCATTAAGTTCTTCAGTGGCAGGTCCAGTTGGTATTTTGCATTTTACTGAACTAACCATAGAGGCAGGTATTACTGCTGTTATAACTCTTTTAGCTGTGATTTCTTTAGCTTTGGCTTTATTTAATATCCTGCCCATTCCAGCTTTGGATGGCGGAAAACTAGTTTTTTTAGGAATTGAAGCAATCACTAGAAAACCATTTCCTCAAAAAATAGAAGAAAAACTGACTATTTTTTTCTTTGCCTTATTAATTCTTCTAATGATTGTTGTCACTATCAATGATGTCCAAAGATTTTTTATTAAATGA
- the frr gene encoding ribosome recycling factor → MNFKEIINQIKPEMERTIDFLEREMIKVRTGRASISLVEDIIVDCFSQKLPLKQLAAISVPEPRKITIQPWDKSYIEPIERAVSKSSLGAAPIVDKDIIRISLPAMNEEYRKNFLRFISEKQEEAKKTIRHWREKAWDEVQEEFKNGEIREDDKFRAKDELQDLIDEYNKKIEEIGERKKKEIEL, encoded by the coding sequence ATGAATTTTAAAGAAATTATTAATCAAATTAAACCGGAGATGGAAAGAACAATTGATTTTTTAGAAAGAGAAATGATTAAAGTTCGGACAGGCCGCGCTTCTATTTCTTTAGTAGAAGATATAATAGTAGATTGTTTTAGCCAGAAACTTCCTTTAAAGCAATTAGCGGCAATATCAGTGCCAGAACCAAGAAAAATTACTATCCAGCCATGGGATAAATCATATATAGAGCCGATAGAAAGAGCTGTTTCTAAATCTTCCTTAGGAGCTGCTCCTATTGTTGATAAAGATATAATTCGTATTAGTCTGCCAGCTATGAACGAGGAATACAGAAAAAATTTTTTAAGATTTATTTCTGAAAAGCAAGAAGAGGCAAAAAAAACAATTAGGCATTGGCGTGAGAAGGCATGGGACGAGGTTCAAGAAGAGTTTAAAAATGGAGAAATTAGGGAAGATGATAAATTCCGCGCAAAAGACGAATTACAAGATTTAATTGATGAATATAATAAAAAAATTGAAGAGATAGGTGAAAGGAAGAAAAAAGAAATAGAACTATAA
- the holB gene encoding DNA polymerase III subunit delta' yields the protein MIIGHKKQWQFLKSCYEMQKLSHAYLFSGPEHIGKKTLAVEFVKFLNCEAEKPSLKPCQVCRSCKDIEKKAYPDFLLVEPEKEIKISQIRKMENVFSLYPSLSSFKIAIIDKAHSMTKEAQNSFLKTLEEPKGNTLFILISEYPEMLLPTILSRVQRINFHPAKQEEIGDYIKSKNISNEKFREVVELSLGRIGEIIDLIRNPHRLEEFKNRIREIDKLTKSDLSYRFQYVKDLTEKNNDLKEVLDIWLRYFRKKLLAAIKSQNIDSLTSIKITIENISKIQLLISTTNVNPRLSLETIMLDL from the coding sequence AGTTTTTAAAAAGTTGTTATGAGATGCAAAAGCTTTCTCATGCTTATTTATTTTCCGGCCCGGAACATATTGGAAAAAAAACACTAGCTGTTGAATTTGTTAAATTTTTAAACTGTGAAGCGGAAAAGCCTTCTCTTAAACCTTGTCAAGTTTGCCGGTCCTGTAAAGATATTGAAAAAAAAGCTTATCCTGATTTTTTATTAGTGGAACCGGAAAAAGAAATTAAAATTAGCCAAATAAGAAAAATGGAGAATGTCTTTTCTCTTTATCCTTCTTTATCCTCATTTAAAATAGCAATTATAGATAAAGCTCATTCTATGACTAAAGAAGCGCAAAATTCTTTTTTAAAAACCTTGGAAGAGCCAAAAGGAAATACTCTTTTTATTTTGATCAGCGAGTATCCAGAAATGCTTTTGCCAACTATTTTATCAAGAGTTCAAAGAATTAATTTTCATCCGGCAAAACAAGAGGAAATTGGAGATTATATTAAATCAAAAAATATCTCTAATGAGAAATTCAGAGAGGTTGTTGAGCTTTCTTTGGGCAGGATAGGTGAAATAATAGACCTTATAAGAAACCCTCATAGGCTAGAAGAGTTTAAAAATAGAATAAGAGAAATTGATAAGCTTACTAAATCAGATTTGTCTTATCGTTTTCAGTATGTCAAGGATTTAACTGAAAAAAATAATGATTTAAAAGAAGTATTAGATATTTGGTTGAGATATTTTAGAAAAAAGTTATTGGCCGCTATTAAGTCCCAAAATATTGACTCATTAACCAGTATAAAAATAACTATTGAGAATATTTCTAAAATACAGCTTTTAATTTCTACTACCAATGTCAATCCAAGGCTATCTTTAGAAACCATAATGTTAGACTTATAA